The following DNA comes from Kaistia sp. 32K.
CTCAGCTTGTCATTTGACGATCTGAACCTTGGAGGCCGTCATCTTGCCGGCCGTGGTCGCGTAGGTGACTTTGACCTTCTCGCCGGCCTTCAGCGTCTCGGCCTCGACGCCCTCGGAGAGGACGAAGGTCTTGCCGTCCGACAGCGTGATCGAATCCGTCTTCGGGTTGACGGACTTGATCGTTCCCTGCGTTTCGGCGGCGGCGGCCGGGCCGGCGAGACCGGCCGTGACGAGCACGGCGCCGAGCAGAATGTGCATCTTCATCATGGTTCTCCGTTGCATTGGCCCCCTGCCCTGACAGCCGTCTCCATCCGGATCCGGCCGATTGGCTCTGTCTTCAAGGTGCGGATCCGAGCTCCGTCGTTGAGAGTTGCGTCGCCCGCCGCGTCATCCACGTCGCGGCGACGAGGGTGGCCGCCGCCGCGACAGCGAGGACGGCCAGCAGGTATCCGAAAGGGATGGTCAGCGCCTCGGGCGGCGGGTCGAACACGCCGTTCAGCAGCCGGACCAGCACATAGGCGACGAGCCAGCCGGTGATCCCGCCGAAGAAGGCGCCGCCGGCCAGGATCAGCCCCGCCTCGCTCCAGACGAAGGCGGCGATATGCTTCGGCCTGGCGCCCAGTGCCGATAGGATGGCGAAGGCGCGTTGCCGGTCGGCGAGGCCGAGCGCGAAGACGAGGCCCGACGAGGCGACCACCATGACGAGGGCGAAGCCGAGTTCCAGCGTCGTCAGACCGGAGAGGTCGACGGCGGTCAGGCTCGAGCCGATCGTCTCGACGGCCTGATCGATCGTGGTGACCCTGACGCCCGGCGTCCCCGCCGCGATGGCCCCGGCATCGCCAGCGAGCTGGCGCACCGAGCCCTTGGCGCGCAGGAGCACGGTTTCGCTGTCGGGGAGGCCGGTCTTCTCGGCAACATAGGCGGCGTTCGCGACGAGGAAGGAATCCTTCGGCGCCGTCGGGAATTCGCGCACCACGCCGACAATGTGGAACGGCACCGCATGATAGCCGCCACCCGATCGCGTCTGCAGGCGGAGGTTGATCGGGTCGCCGCGCGCGAGCTGGTAGTCGTTGATCGTCTCCTGCGCCACGAGGACGCCGTCCGGCGTGCGCGCGAGTTCGGCGAGCGTCGCGCGCGCATCGCCGCTGGCAAAGAACGCGTCGTCGATGGCGGTTGCCTGGCCGATCGTCGCGGGGTCGATGCCGTAGAGGTCCTGCAGATCGGCGCCGACATAGGCATAGCGATGCTGCATCGGCACGATCGCGTCGGCGGAGGCGAGCCCGGCCAGCGGCGACAACAGCCGCGACGCCGGCGAGGCCGGTGTCCCGCTCAGGGTCACGTCCGAGCCGTTGGTAAGCTCGGCATCGACGCGGGCCTGGGCGGCGTAGGTCGCGTTGAAGATGGCGGTCGAACCGGCGAAGGCGAAGGCAAGCGCGGCCAAGGCTATGCCGGCCGTCAGCCGCCGGCTC
Coding sequences within:
- a CDS encoding DUF1344 domain-containing protein, with protein sequence MKMHILLGAVLVTAGLAGPAAAAETQGTIKSVNPKTDSITLSDGKTFVLSEGVEAETLKAGEKVKVTYATTAGKMTASKVQIVK